The Brassica oleracea var. oleracea cultivar TO1000 chromosome C6, BOL, whole genome shotgun sequence genome includes a region encoding these proteins:
- the LOC106299262 gene encoding inactive TPR repeat-containing thioredoxin TTL3-like, with the protein MAKSKNISTSQRLGCESLLGCIFESWSPRRRKPSIPEKDRKTTDYLPPKSTTITNPKTLPRKSTDSSSRSKPRKSSDSARKSVSSASPRPESKTFSPNGVMGNIIVKPQPAVNSTDVAQTNGRWEGKTVNYRLCPEDLKRMGNEEYCRGRFGEALVFYERAILADPKTPTYWSNKSAALISLGRLLEAYDACEEALRLNPNYERAHQRLASLQLRLGEAEKALCHYNQAGKYTETRHIEQVEDVIKCLRRCDEARRSKEWNIVLKETRSVISYGADSSPRVHALQTVALLHLQRQEEAYDVYQKGTKHFDIDIYIKMFGLPITSYLLMVGAQVYIAAGRFEDAVTASSQAARLDPSNEEVNAVDRKARAVAAARLSGNLLFNASKFETACVVYTEGLEQEPTNALLLCNRAASRFKIGLYDKAIEDSTLVLNLQPSYRKARRRRADSYAKLGKWQQAMQDYEFLMMETPGDEDTRRALAVANVRLRKQIGGNVRFKGFGSGLVVVNEMGVLV; encoded by the exons ATGGCGAAATCAAAAAACATCTCTACAAGTCAAAGATTGGGTTGTGAGAGTCTCCTTGGCTGTATTTTCGAAAGTTGGAGCCCTCGCAGGCGGAAACCCTCTATACCAGAGAAAGATCGCAAGACAACAGATTACTTGCCTCCCAAGTCAACAACCATTACAAACCCTAAAACCCTTCCAAGAAAATCAACAGATTCTTCTTCGCGAAGTAAACCAAGAAAGTCATCAGATTCGGCCAGAAAATCGGTGTCGTCGGCTTCACCAAGACCAGAGAGCAAGACGTTTTCACCTAACGGCGTGATGGGAAACATCATCGTTAAACCACAGCCCGCCGTTAACTCTACCGACGTGGCACAGACGAATGGTCGGTGGGAGGGCAAAACGGTAAACTACAGACTTTGTCCGGAGGATCTGAAGAGAATGGGAAACGAAGAGTATTGTCGTGGACGGTTTGGAGAAGCTCTTGTGTTTTACGAGAGAGCTATCTTAGCTGACCCTAAAACGCCGACGTATTGGTCTAACAAATCGGCCGCTTTGATCAGTCTTGGTCGTCTTTTAGAAGCTTACGATGCTTGCGAAGAAGCTTTAAGGTTAAACCCTAATTACGAGAGGGCTCATCAAAGACTCGCTTCTCTCCAACTCAG ATTGGGCGAGGCTGAAAAAGCTTTGTGTCACTATAACCAAGCTGGAAAATACACAGAGACAAGACATATAGAACAAGTTGAAGATGTAATAAAATGCTTAAGGAGGTGTGATGAAGCTCGGAGATCAAAGGAATGGAATATTGTGTTGAAAGAAACTCGCTCTGTAATATCGTATGGAGCAGATTCTTCTCCTAGG GTCCATGCGCTCCAAACCGTGGCACTATTGCATCTACAGCGACAAGAAGAAGCATACGATGTGTACCAGAAAGGAACAAAACACTTTGATATCGATATTTACATAAAGATGTTTGGTCTTCCCATCACTTCTTACCTCTTAATGGTCGGAGCTCAGGTCTACATTGCAGCGGGAAG GTTTGAAGATGCAGTAACGGCGTCAAGTCAAGCGGCTCGACTGGATCCCAGTAATGAAGAAGTCAACGCAGTGGATAGAAAAGCTAGAGCGGTTGCTGCGGCGAGACTCAGCGGAAATTTACTATTCAATGCGTCCAAGTTTGAAACGGCTTGCGTGGTTTACACGGAAGGGCTCGAGCAAGAACCCACCAATGCCCTCTTGCTATGTAACAGAGCCGCATCAAGATTCAAGATTGGTCTGTACGATAAAGCTATAGAAGATAGCACATTAGTTCTTAATCTCCAGCCATCGTACCGGAAGGCTAGACGGCGCAGGGCTGATTCTTATGCGAAG TTGGGGAAATGGCAACAAGCTATGCAAGATTATGAGTTTTTGATGATGGAGACACCTGGAGATGAGGACACTAGAAGAGCCTTGGCTGTGGCAAATGTCCGGTTAAGGAAACAGATTGGTGGAAATGTCCGGTTTAAAGGATTCGGATCGGGTTTAGTTGTTGTGAATGAGATGGGAGTTTTGGTTTAG